Proteins encoded in a region of the Zea mays cultivar B73 chromosome 4, Zm-B73-REFERENCE-NAM-5.0, whole genome shotgun sequence genome:
- the LOC118476974 gene encoding protein FAM32A-like encodes MLEYQNVVGGRLQLKGKALDVKDGGVKKKKKKYQREESSQTESNKNEDEKNPHSDYDHLTQAERRYMEQKQKIDMKKMAKVANKSYKDRMQDFNQYLANLSEHYDIPKVGHG; translated from the coding sequence ATGTTGGAATACCAAAACGTCGTTGGAGGACGGCTGCAGCTGAAGGGTAAAGCGCTGGACGTGAAGGATGGTGGagtaaagaaaaagaagaagaagtacCAGCGTGAGGAGTCGTCTCAGACTGAATCTAATAAGAATGAAGACGAAAAGAACCCACATTCTGATTATGACCATCTCACACAAGCAGAGCGCCGCTACATGGAACAGAAGCAGAAGATCGACATGAAGAAGATGGCCAAAGTCGCAAACAAGTCGTACAAGGACCGCATGCAGGACTTCAACCAATACCTGGCTAACCTCAGCGAGCACTATGATATCCCCAAAGTTGGTCATGGCTGA